In the genome of Deinococcus sp. QL22, one region contains:
- a CDS encoding multicopper oxidase domain-containing protein — MSRWFQSLLSRRDILRVGAGSAAALVGAQAFGQAPMPAGMDHSQMAAAPATPPATPKGHGGHGGNLMVGTVDHVRNGFDPMQVLTDWDTGKVSRLPGGQTLREYTITAQEKEIEIAPGIFFPAWTYNGRVPGPTLRCTEGDRLRITFLNHSSHPHTIHFHGVHAAEMDGVPGAGPGEIQPGGTFVYEFDAEPFGCHLYHCHATSLKRHVHKGMYGAFIVDPKGGRPPAREFMMLQNAFDTNFDGGNEVYAVNTVGFEFARRPIPVKKGELIRIYLINIIEFDLINGFHLHANFFNYYDTGTTLDPTSRIVDTITQGQGQRGILEFRYKFAGQFMFHPHISEFTELGWMGLFNVVEGANYAAALKEVGLDAAWDRRATQGSTAKGQGV; from the coding sequence ATGAGCCGCTGGTTCCAATCGCTCCTCTCCCGCCGGGACATCCTGCGGGTGGGCGCCGGCAGCGCCGCCGCCTTGGTCGGTGCTCAGGCCTTCGGTCAAGCGCCCATGCCCGCTGGGATGGATCACTCCCAAATGGCGGCGGCACCAGCCACCCCACCCGCCACGCCTAAAGGTCATGGCGGGCACGGCGGCAACCTAATGGTCGGCACCGTGGATCACGTCCGCAACGGTTTTGACCCCATGCAAGTGCTGACCGACTGGGACACGGGCAAAGTCAGCCGGCTGCCGGGCGGCCAAACCCTCCGCGAGTACACCATCACCGCGCAGGAAAAAGAGATCGAGATTGCGCCAGGCATCTTCTTCCCGGCCTGGACCTACAACGGACGGGTGCCCGGGCCGACCCTGCGCTGCACCGAGGGCGACCGGCTGCGGATTACCTTCCTAAACCACAGCTCGCACCCGCACACCATTCACTTTCACGGGGTACATGCCGCCGAGATGGATGGCGTCCCCGGCGCAGGCCCTGGTGAGATTCAGCCCGGCGGAACGTTCGTCTACGAGTTCGACGCCGAGCCGTTCGGGTGCCACCTTTATCACTGCCACGCGACCAGCCTCAAGCGCCATGTCCACAAGGGCATGTACGGCGCGTTCATCGTCGATCCCAAAGGGGGGCGGCCGCCCGCCCGCGAATTCATGATGCTGCAAAATGCCTTCGACACCAATTTCGATGGTGGCAACGAGGTCTACGCGGTCAACACCGTGGGCTTCGAATTCGCGCGCCGGCCTATCCCGGTCAAGAAAGGCGAACTGATCCGCATCTACTTGATCAACATCATTGAATTCGACCTGATCAACGGCTTTCACCTGCACGCCAATTTCTTCAACTACTACGACACTGGTACCACCCTTGATCCCACCAGCCGCATCGTAGACACCATCACGCAGGGGCAGGGCCAGCGCGGCATTCTGGAATTTCGCTATAAATTCGCGGGCCAGTTCATGTTCCACCCGCACATCAGCGAATTCACCGAGTTGGGTTGGATGGGCCTGTTTAACGTGGTCGAGGGGGCCAACTACGCTGCCGCCCTGAAAGAAGTGGGGCTGGACGCCGCCTGGGATCGCCGCGCCACGCAGGGCAGCACCGCCAAGGGGCAAGGCGTATGA
- a CDS encoding TQO small subunit DoxD, producing MTPGTLNHQTLELRTLVRTALAHLPHSSLVLLRVVYGLAWVMAGITKEIDKHWWSQPGVFLQQYLLEAIEKPHVMEPYRYFLKNFVLDHVLLFNYAIPVAQVTAGLLILIGLYALPSIIVCLFMHMNFILSGNMNEISLFLYTAAFVLLIGWRSARKISIDAYFRPVPAGQPARVDFEDEARSLSSTCSAISTPPTE from the coding sequence ATGACCCCAGGAACACTTAATCATCAGACTCTTGAACTCAGGACGTTAGTGCGCACTGCTCTCGCTCACCTGCCTCACTCTTCTCTCGTCCTGTTGAGAGTCGTGTATGGCCTGGCTTGGGTCATGGCCGGCATTACGAAAGAAATCGACAAACACTGGTGGAGTCAGCCTGGAGTGTTCCTGCAGCAATACCTGCTGGAAGCAATTGAAAAGCCACACGTCATGGAACCCTACAGATACTTTCTAAAGAACTTTGTGTTAGATCATGTCCTACTGTTTAACTATGCAATTCCCGTCGCGCAGGTAACCGCAGGATTATTGATCCTTATTGGGCTTTACGCATTACCTTCGATCATTGTGTGTTTGTTTATGCATATGAATTTCATTCTTTCTGGCAACATGAATGAGATCAGCCTCTTCCTTTACACTGCTGCATTCGTGCTTCTTATCGGCTGGAGAAGCGCAAGGAAGATCAGCATAGATGCTTATTTTAGACCTGTTCCAGCAGGACAGCCGGCACGTGTAGATTTTGAAGACGAAGCTCGAAGCCTCTCTTCTACCTGTTCCGCCATATCCACCCCTCCTACTGAGTAG